The genomic segment AAGCTGATCGAGATAGAGGGACCGCAACTGGTCCGCGCGCTGGACGACGTAGACCTGGCGCAGGGCTACCCCGCGCACTTCGTCAACGCCGGCAAGGCCCAGGTGGCCGGTGCCGGGTTGCTGTACTCGGGCATCGACGATACGTATTTCGCGATCCGCTTCGTCACGCGCGAAGACAACGCCGCCGATCCGCGCGTGGCGCGCTTCGTGAAGATCTACCAGGACTCGCCAGCGGTCCGCAAGCAGCTCGGCACGTCCTACGCCAACAACGACAAGCTGTACAGCCTGCCGTGGCTCAAGGCGCAGCCGTGACAGACAAGGGACTGCCATGAGCATGACCACTGCATTGCTGCGCCGCGGGCTCCTGCCCGTCGCGACACGCTCCGACGCCGCCACCGCCACGTGTGAGGGCCATGCGCGGACTGCGACCGGCGCCGTTCGCTTCGAACGCATGAGCAAGCGTTATGCGAGCGGCGCCGGTGTCGTCCAGGCACTCAGCAACATCGATCTTGAAATACCGCGCGGCGGCATCTTCGGCATTATCGGGCGCAGCGGCGCCGGAAAATCCACGCTGCTGCGCACGATCAACCGGCTCGAGGCTCCGACGGATGGACGCGTGCTGGTCGACGGGCAGGATATCGCGACGCTCGACGAAAACGGACTCGTGGCACTGCGCCGCCGTATCGGCATGATCTTCCAGCATTTCAACCTGCTTTCGGCCAAGACGGTGCGCGAAAACGTGGCGCTGCCGCTGAAGGTAGCCGGCGTGCCGCGCGACGCCATTGCGCGGCGCGTGGACGAGGTGCTCGCCTTGGTTGGCCTCGAAGGCAAGCACGATACCTATCCCGGCCGCCTGTCGGGCGGACAGAAGCAGCGTGTCGGCATTGCGCGCGCGCTCGTACACCACCCCGAGATCCTGCTGTGCGATGAAGCCACATCCGCGCTGGATCCTGAAACCACGCAATCGATCCTGCAGTTGCTGCGCGACATCAACCGGCGCCTCGGGCTCACCATCGTGCTGATCACGCACGAGATGCGCGTGATCCGCGAAATCTGCGACCAGGTGCTGGTGCTGGAGTGCGGCGCCATTGCCGAAGCTGGGCCCGTATGGCAGGTATTCGGCCAGCCGCAACACGCGGCGACGCAGGCGCTGCTGGCGCCGCTGACACCGGAACTGCCGCAAGACATCGTCGCGCGGCTGCTGCCCGAGCCGCCGGCGGGGCCGCACCGGCGCATCGCCGAACTGCACTATGCCAGCAGCGGCGAGCACGTGCCGGATCTCGCCAGCCTGGCCGCCGGACTCGGCACGGGCGCACAGCTGCTGCACGGCAGCCTGGACCGCATCCAGGGCCACACGCAAGGCCGCCTGCTGTGGTCGCTGGCGGGCGCCGGCACGGATCCGGATTCGCTGCGCTCTCCCCTTTCCCCACACGTGAAAACACTAGGCTATGTCGCCGATTCTTATTGAACGCCTCTGGCAAGGGTTTCTCGATACGCTGACAATGGTCGGCGCATCGGCCGCCATTGCCGTGCTGGCGGGTGTGCCGCTCGCGCTAGTGCTCATGGTCACCGCTCCCGATGGCATGCGGCCGGCGCCGCGCCTGCATCGCGTGCTCGGCAGCGTGGTCAACAGCTTCCGCGCCACGCCGTTCATCGTGCTGCTGGTGGCGCTGCTGCCGTTCACGCGTCTGGTCGTCGGTGCGACCATCGGCGTCTGGGCCGCGGTGGTGCCGCTGGCGGTCAGCGCCACGCCGTTCTTTGCACGCATTGCGGAAATCAGCCTGCGCCAGGTCGATACGGGCCTGGTCGAGGCCGCGCAGGCCATGGGCTGCCGACGCCGGCATATCCTGCTGCACGTGCTGCTGCCGGAAGCGCTGCCTGGCATCGTTGGCGGCGTTACCATCACCGTCGTTTCTCTGATTGGTG from the Cupriavidus sp. WKF15 genome contains:
- a CDS encoding ATP-binding cassette domain-containing protein; protein product: MSMTTALLRRGLLPVATRSDAATATCEGHARTATGAVRFERMSKRYASGAGVVQALSNIDLEIPRGGIFGIIGRSGAGKSTLLRTINRLEAPTDGRVLVDGQDIATLDENGLVALRRRIGMIFQHFNLLSAKTVRENVALPLKVAGVPRDAIARRVDEVLALVGLEGKHDTYPGRLSGGQKQRVGIARALVHHPEILLCDEATSALDPETTQSILQLLRDINRRLGLTIVLITHEMRVIREICDQVLVLECGAIAEAGPVWQVFGQPQHAATQALLAPLTPELPQDIVARLLPEPPAGPHRRIAELHYASSGEHVPDLASLAAGLGTGAQLLHGSLDRIQGHTQGRLLWSLAGAGTDPDSLRSPLSPHVKTLGYVADSY
- a CDS encoding methionine ABC transporter permease; protein product: MSPILIERLWQGFLDTLTMVGASAAIAVLAGVPLALVLMVTAPDGMRPAPRLHRVLGSVVNSFRATPFIVLLVALLPFTRLVVGATIGVWAAVVPLAVSATPFFARIAEISLRQVDTGLVEAAQAMGCRRRHILLHVLLPEALPGIVGGVTITVVSLIGASAMAGAVGAGGLGDLAIRYGYQRFDTTVMAVVIVILIALVTVVQASGDRLVHRLRER